TTCTCTTTAGAAGAAGCTACTGTTTAATTCTGATTAATCCCAAGTGCAGGTTTTGCTAGAAAGGGGCAAAGACATTGACATAGAGGGCAATGACTTGCCCAGTCTTGTATATGTTTCCCGAGAGAAGCGACCTGGGCACCCTCATAATTTTAAGGCTGGGGCTCTCAATGTTCTGGTAATAATGATATCCCTGCTTCCATATCATATTCTTGCTCTCAAGCAATCTAGATTGAAAAATGAAGAATATTAAtggttattttgtttatcttttgtCTGCAGATTAGAGTCTCTGCTCTAATGAGCAATGCTCCCTTCATTCTTACTCTGGACTGTGACATGTATGTCAACAACTGTGAAGCCCTTAGAGAAGCTATGTGCTTTTTCATGGACTCTCAAACTGGACACCAGTTTGCCTATGTCCAGTTTCCCCAAAGGTTTCATGGCATTACCAAAAACGATCTGTATGCCAGTCGTCTGAGCAGGTATTACAATGTGAGTGTCTGGAACTTCAACTGGTGCCACTGCTTCACAACAGATGTAATCAATTCGACCCATATTTATGTATAAATCTTGATATGCAGGTATTTTTTAAAGGAATGGATGGAATTGAAGGTCCATTATATGTGGGCACCGGATGCGTTCACCGCAGGGATGTCTTATGTGGAAGTGAGCGACAACAGAGCTCTTCAAATTTAATCAAAGAGCTTATTAATTCCTCAATTTTAAGCATGGAGAAAGCAGTTCCATCCAAGAGATTGGACAAAGCAAAAGAACTTGCCAAGTGCGACTATGAGCAGAACACCCAATGGGGCAAAAAGGTAAATACAAGTTCAAATCTTCATAATTTTTTGCACTGGATCAAATTGTTACAATAATTTCTGACCTTTCGCAGGTTGGCATGCTCTACGACTGCGTAGTGGAAGATGTTTTGACGGGGTTTTCTATACACTGCAGAGGATGGAAATCTGTTTTATGCTACCCCAAAAGAGATGCTTTTCTGGGGTGTGCTCCTGTTAATCTAAACGATACTCTGATCCAAAATAAAAGATGGGCAACGGGTCTACTGGAGATTTTTGCAAGCAAGTTTTGTCCCTTGACTTATGGGATTCGCCATACAAAAATAGCTCAGAACATGTCTTGCAGCTTTTTCTTTCTATGGGCTATGTATTCATTACCTTTAATATGTTATGGGTCAGTACCGGCCTTATCAATGCTCTCCGGCCTATCAGTATTTCCTGAGGTATTTTCACCCCACAtctaatttttttgagtttttgcagATTAAGTAATCACTATGTACAAGAAAACAACTTTCTATTATCTTATGCAGATTTCAGATCCATGGGTTCTCCTCTTTGTATTTTTATCAGTATCTGCATACGCATACGGTGCTCTAGAATATATATGTGTGGGAGGAGGCACTTTTAAAGATTGGTGGAACGAACAGAGGATGTGGATGATAAAAGGCGTGTCCTCTTATCTTTTTGCGCTCATTCAAGTCTTCTACAAATTGTTTGGAATAACCACATTGGATTTTGAAGTAACAAGCAAAGTATTTGACAGCGAAGTAACCAAACGATACGAGCAAGAGATTTTTGAGTTTGGGGTAGCCTCGACATTGTTTATTCCTTTCTCTGTCATAGCACTGATAAATTTCATAGCCTTAATAGTTGGAATTGTGCGAGCGATGAGAGAAGGATATCCGGCCATTGCGAGTATGTTTGTGCAGGTAATCGTGTTGAGCTTCATAGTACTAAATAGCTGTCCCATATATGAGGGTATGGTGGTGAGGAAAGACAAGGGGAGAATGCCCACATCCATTACTTCATTCTCCACTCTGGCTGCAGTGATTGTGTGTTCTACAGCGTCAGCCATATCCTGGAGTTCTTCAAACATATAATCAAAATTTCACTTGGACAAACAATCACCTGTCACATCCCTGCAAATTCTATATTTCCTTTTGTATTAACTGTCTGATGTTCCCATGTAATTTGGTGATGTTCTGATGTAATTTGGATTAAACAAGAACCTAAGATTTAAAACTATATTTGTACTTGTTGTTTGTATGGATTCAATAATTAATGTTAAAGATTTAATACTTTGATCATTAATTGTCACATTTGATGTTTGTTGAGTaattaaaaatgatataaattaATTATCTTATGTTTCAGTTGTGATTTAGTTGTACTTTTATCTGTTGTTTTTTACTAACTGGATACTAATGTTCTTGTGATGGCATAAGTGACAGAAATGGTTTTGTAGTTTACTTTGAGAACAATTTCAATGTCATTTAACTCTACTTTTGTATTTTTAAATCAAATTGTAATGAGAAGTGCTTATCAATTATACCTCTTACCTATTTTTAGGCATTACAATAATTATTAGTAGAGAGCTAGTGGATTCATCAATAACTTTGCTCTAGGGATCAACATCTTTGACCCAACTGACTACTAAAGTgtggaaaaaaaaataaaacattactATCTTAACATATAATAATGATATATAACAACACTGATTTTCCATTTGAAGATGGCTTCTCTTGCTCATCCGCTCTTGCTTTCAAATTTGAACTTACATCTCCTTCCTCATAATGCTTCCCTTGCCCTAGGTTTGTTTGTTGATTTGGGGCCACAAGGTTTGCTTCAGACATTGTCTTCAGGGCCTATGGAAGGTTGCGAGGAACAAGTTGCTACGTTTTTGGCTAGTTCTTATGCCTTATATACCCTCTCACGACTGCTTCAACTGCAAGTGACTACATAGTAATGGCTGCTACGTCTCTTCCACCATCTGAacaatttaaaggaaaataagcttctagttaattcagttgatatatatatatgtgtgtgtgtgtgtgtgtgtgtgtgtgtgtgtgtgtgtgtgtgtgtgtgtgtgtgtgtgtgttcttggAGATTTGGATGATTGCA
The sequence above is a segment of the Cryptomeria japonica unplaced genomic scaffold, Sugi_1.0 HiC_scaffold_244, whole genome shotgun sequence genome. Coding sequences within it:
- the LOC131869349 gene encoding cellulose synthase-like protein E6, with protein sequence MESTDSPLYTTVEKPVAKINRIYACVYFGAILGLVYYRIQYMPSEGYVPWILIFCAELGFAFMWVIESSCRWWLVDRVTYLERLSKRFERELPPIDVFICTADPLKEPPLDVSNTVLSTLAFNYPVERLTCYVSDDGGSPLTFYALLEASRFAKSWVPFCHKYSIQQRCPEAYFSECYDNESDNLSFVTEWESVKKMYEEMKYCINSIVERGTVPAQKCKEHEGFKEWNPGMTSRDHPSIVQVLLERGKDIDIEGNDLPSLVYVSREKRPGHPHNFKAGALNVLIRVSALMSNAPFILTLDCDMYVNNCEALREAMCFFMDSQTGHQFAYVQFPQRFHGITKNDLYASRLSRYYNVFFKGMDGIEGPLYVGTGCVHRRDVLCGSERQQSSSNLIKELINSSILSMEKAVPSKRLDKAKELAKCDYEQNTQWGKKVGMLYDCVVEDVLTGFSIHCRGWKSVLCYPKRDAFLGCAPVNLNDTLIQNKRWATGLLEIFASKFCPLTYGIRHTKIAQNMSCSFFFLWAMYSLPLICYGSVPALSMLSGLSVFPEISDPWVLLFVFLSVSAYAYGALEYICVGGGTFKDWWNEQRMWMIKGVSSYLFALIQVFYKLFGITTLDFEVTSKVFDSEVTKRYEQEIFEFGVASTLFIPFSVIALINFIALIVGIVRAMREGYPAIASMFVQVIVLSFIVLNSCPIYEGMVVRKDKGRMPTSITSFSTLAAVIVCSTASAISWSSSNI